Genomic segment of Paenibacillus polymyxa:
TGGCATCTAATTATGGCACGCAGATTTTACAAAGAGGCAAGGGTGGTGCAAGCTGGTGAGTATCCTCGCTTATGATTTGGGGGCAAGCAGTGGCAGGGTTCTACTCGGAGAATTGACAGATTCACGTATCGTGGTGGAGGAAATCCATCGCTTTTCGAATGATCCGGTCAAAGTTGGGGAACGTCTGCACTGGGATCTGTTGCGTCTGTATCACGAGGTTCAGCAAGGTTTGCTCAAAGCCAGACATATGGGAGTGAATCCGTCCAGTCTTGCGATTGACTCTTGGGCGGTCGATTTTGGATTGATTGGGGAAACCGGAGAACTGCTAGGCAACCCTTATCATTATCGGGATTGGCACACCCAGGGGGTGATGGAAGAAATACAGGGACGGCTAGGGAAAGAGTCCATTTTTCAGCGTACAGGCATTCAATTTTTGACGTTTAACACGATTTATCAGCTGGCTGCTATGCGAAATGCCAGTTCACCGTTGCTGGAGCAGGCAAAGCATTTTTTGATGATTCCAGATCTGCTGCGGTATTTTCTGACAGGTGAAATGTACAATGAGTTTTCGAATGCGACCAGCACGCAATTATATAATCCGTTGCAGCAAAAATGGGATGAAGAGCTTTTGTCTGGAATCGATATCCCCCGTTCCTGGTTTGGTGAGGTCCTAGAACCAGGAAATGTTGTAGGAACGATCCGCTCGTCGGTCATGACCGATCTGGGCATTGGAGCGATTCCTGTGATTGCAGTAGCAGAGCACGATACAGGATCTGCTGTGGCTGCCGTACCTGCGCTGGAGCGCTCGTTTGCGTACTTAAGCTGCGGAACATGGTCCCTGATGGGAACGGAAACGGCACAGCCTGTAATCAATGACGATACGCTTCGTTTTAATTTTACGAACGAAGGTGGGGTTGGTCGAACTTACAGGCTGCTTAAAAACATTATGGGCTTGTGGATTTTACAGGAGGCGCGCAGAGAGTGGAAGCGGCAGGGCTACTCCTATTCCTTCCCCGAACTGGTTCATATGGCAGAACAGGCTCCAGCATTCACTTCTTTGATTGATCCGGACGATGAACTGTTCCTGCACGCCGGGGATATGAAAA
This window contains:
- the rhaB gene encoding rhamnulokinase, which codes for MSILAYDLGASSGRVLLGELTDSRIVVEEIHRFSNDPVKVGERLHWDLLRLYHEVQQGLLKARHMGVNPSSLAIDSWAVDFGLIGETGELLGNPYHYRDWHTQGVMEEIQGRLGKESIFQRTGIQFLTFNTIYQLAAMRNASSPLLEQAKHFLMIPDLLRYFLTGEMYNEFSNATSTQLYNPLQQKWDEELLSGIDIPRSWFGEVLEPGNVVGTIRSSVMTDLGIGAIPVIAVAEHDTGSAVAAVPALERSFAYLSCGTWSLMGTETAQPVINDDTLRFNFTNEGGVGRTYRLLKNIMGLWILQEARREWKRQGYSYSFPELVHMAEQAPAFTSLIDPDDELFLHAGDMKTRIRQYCRNTGQPLPVTPGEITRCILDSLALKYRYILELTERVSGQRFNGLHMVGGGIQNRLLCQWTANSIQKPVWAGPAEASAIGNLAVQWMTQGKFADIWEARRVIADSISVEEYEPAESEAWEDAYGQFRRVAGLFVH